From Syntrophales bacterium, one genomic window encodes:
- a CDS encoding DUF4384 domain-containing protein: MKKLFVIFCILILPVCSFASEKPVWVKATGEAYLGEIDTPKEVKDRARRDAQKNALEKAVGVFIKSHTLVSNSQLAEDLIYAAVRGQIEKSEILHEGWDTKERSLYRVKLKSLIKPVYPEKGKGLSIKAYLSKTDLKEGEEVRIFYEASSDCYVYIFSVAADGSVTLLLPNSIHRENLTRAGRAYEFPLSGSAIHLKAMFLPGYKGKVAEERIKLIATKEKEEILSLGFHEGMFKVYDSRSTGMISDLVKRLNRIDPDKWAEATAVYTLTR; encoded by the coding sequence ATGAAAAAACTTTTCGTAATTTTTTGCATACTTATCCTCCCTGTTTGTTCTTTCGCTTCCGAAAAACCTGTATGGGTGAAGGCAACGGGAGAAGCCTATCTCGGGGAAATTGATACGCCAAAAGAGGTGAAAGACAGGGCCAGGAGAGACGCCCAGAAGAACGCACTGGAAAAGGCAGTGGGGGTTTTCATAAAGTCACACACCCTCGTATCAAACAGCCAATTAGCGGAAGATTTGATATATGCCGCCGTGAGGGGACAGATCGAAAAGTCTGAGATACTTCACGAGGGATGGGATACGAAAGAGAGGAGCCTTTACAGGGTAAAGCTTAAGTCTCTTATCAAACCGGTTTATCCCGAAAAAGGAAAAGGGCTCTCCATTAAAGCGTATCTTTCCAAAACAGACCTGAAAGAGGGTGAGGAAGTCAGGATATTTTACGAGGCGAGCAGCGACTGCTATGTTTATATCTTTTCCGTTGCCGCGGACGGTTCGGTAACCCTGCTTCTGCCGAACTCGATTCACAGGGAAAATCTGACGAGGGCAGGGAGAGCTTACGAATTTCCACTATCTGGAAGCGCGATTCACCTGAAAGCCATGTTCCTTCCCGGCTACAAAGGAAAAGTTGCGGAAGAACGGATCAAACTGATCGCCACCAAAGAAAAGGAGGAGATTCTGTCACTCGGGTTTCATGAGGGAATGTTCAAGGTCTATGATTCAAGGTCAACAGGAATGATCAGTGATCTTGTAAAGAGGCTCAACAGGATAGATCCGGATAAGTGGGCAGAGGCAACGGCAGTTTACACTCTTACAAGATAA